The window CGAAGCGAACATTGCCTCCAGGTTCGGTATAGCTGTAGTAATCCTCATCCAGATCGACTTCCACATAAGTGTTAGTATTATCCGGATGGTTACTGTCGTGGATGTAGAGTCTCCAGATATCGGGATCCGATTCACTTTGCTCAGCCTTGTAAACGAGAACAGAATGGGCTCCCATCACATCCCCTTCGGGGAACATAAGAAGTGCCCGCTGATATTCCTGATCGGCCGGAGTGTCAAGCATGTCGCGTATGTCGCCCAGCGTCTGGGATGGTGATGCCAGGTACAGATCCACATCCAGAAAGTCATCCAGCGTCACATTTTGCCCGTCTTCAATCAGGTCAAGCAGATCCCAAAGCAAGTTCCTGTTCAGGGTGTTCAGGAAATTTTCAATAAAATGGTCCCGTGACCACTGCTGAACCCAGGCCGTATTGATATTTTTCCGGATTTCGTGAGTTGGTTCCTGTTTGTACAGACTGTCTTCCTCAATTACGGAGTCCAGCGCACTAAATCCGTCTGAAAACGCCAGCAGACTTTTGACGGCAAATCCGTGGCAGACTCCGTTGAATCCCATGTTGGTGAGCACGGGCCAGGCAATCGAGGCCCGGAGTGTCGGGATAATATTGTTGAATATGGGAGTATGTCCTGTAATAGTATCATCCTCTCCAAAGGCCCGGATCAGAGAATCAAAGCTTGGGAACATCCAGGGATCGCCATTGAAAGGCCTCCTGGAAAGAGGTCCTTCGTATTCAATATCATCCCACTTTGATTCCGGCCACATGTTGGCCTCGGTGTTACTGAAATTCCATCCATCCCGCATGGGATCGTAAAGTGTGAATGAGCCGTCGGGATTTTCCGTGCGAAGATGATAAAAGGGTTCGTCGGGGTTGATCACCGGTATGGGTTCGGATTCGTCGCTTATGTCATCATTGTCATCGTAGGAAATCCGGAAAGTGATGTCACCGGTGTGCTGATCGGGTGCCGGCAGTTCAAATGTGCGTGATGTTTGGGAAGTGTCCATTCCAGCTTCTATCACCTGCCGGGGTTCGTTATCAATCCGGTAACTCAGCGTTGTACTGCGGACCCTGGGCCCGGCGTCCCAGCTCAGGGTCACTTCATCACCGGCCTCGTAATGCGACTCCGGATCCGGTGTGTCGGTGAATTCCAGGTAAACCTGATTCAGGCTGCCTGCACCGCCATCGATGACATTGAATGTACCGGCGAGCCATTTGTTCTGGAGGTCATCAATGGTCATCCATGACAGATATTGAAAGTACTGATCTGTTTGGGCAACGGTGTTCCATTGTTCTCCGGTGTATTCAGCCAGGAAACCGAAACCGGGGTCATCCTCATCGCTTCCGAATCCGCCGGAGCCGAATGCGGCCCAGACAAAACCGTTATCTTCGATGGCGTGGATGCGGTTCTCTTCAGAGGGAAGGCCGTCAGCAGTGGTATGCACATCCCATTGACCGGAATCCAGCTGCGACAGTGAGCCTTCGCCTGCCTCACCGGGCATGGTGCTGATCCAGAGCGACCCGTCCGGCCCGTCCAGCAGGGAAACGACCAGATCGGAAGTCAGATCCGAATTTTCCGCCGTGTACACCTGCCAGTCGTCATTGTATTTCCGGATGAGTCCGTCGCCGTCACGATGGGTGGTGATCCAGAGTGAATCCTCTGTGACCGCGAGATGGCGGGCCGGAAGCTCCGTGCCGATTCCGGGATCTTCATCCGGTTCCGGCATTGCGCTGTTTTCGTAATCGTAAACTTCGTAATCCCCTTCCGGATCGCCAAAAGAAGCAAGCCTTGGATAGCTGTACAAAATCCAGTTCACATTGTCCTCGTCCCGGATAATATCCACCATTTGCTCATCTTCATAGGCCGGTTCGGGCATTCCGGAGCTTTCCGGAGTATATTCAAGGATATCTCCATGGGAATACCTTCTGAGGTTGTATCCGTCAGAGTAGTAAACGTTAAACTGTGAGACCACCAGAAGAGGCAGCGCCTTTATCACAGATGAGTCTTCGGTTGCGATTTCAAACCGGTCTACGACCTCCCATTCATCGTCCTGGTAACGGAACAGCAATCCCTCATAATCGCCTGCCATGGTACGGGCCCCGCCGAGTGCCCAGATATTGTCGTCGGAATCTGATTCAATGCGGGACATGTGCAGGGTTTCGAGATTCTCAGATGGCTCTACCGTCAGAAAGAAATCGTGAAACTGCCACCCGGAAGTGAGTTCATCTGAGAGTTCTTCCCACACCTCTTGCTGCCACTGTTCGGGACCGGCGGCATCCTGTGCCGGTGCGGATGGTGCCACTGCCATTAAAATCAGCAGACAAACGGCACTTGTCACCCGGGCTGCAATATTTTGTAGCCTGACGAAGTCATTCATCTTTTACCTCCTCTGAGTTAACGGCGTATCTGTATTATTTCCAGTTTTTCAACGGATTCATCAGTTTCCTCTACCTCAAAATCCTCGGGCCATTCGGTCAGCTCTGCAAACTGCTGTCCGTCATCGAAAGAGCGTCCGGTTCCCTCCGGAATAACATCATCCCGGTCGGCATCATCCAGTATAATGATGGCGAGGTGCGGATCTTGAATTCCATCCGGGGTGACTTCGCCACTGAAAACTTCGCTGATGACGACCACATCACCATCCCTGTCCTGTTCAAGTTCAGCAAATATGGTAAATTCCATGTCGTCGCCGATGATATACCCTCCGGCTCCGGTGGCGGTTTCGGCAACGACCTGTCCGCGATCGATATCAATTGTCAGATTGTCCATATCCAGATTGCGCATACGGAAGTAGGTATCCACAAATGAGCGGTCTCCAGGCTCTTCACCGGGTACGAGTGTTTCAACCATTTGCATGGGACTCATAACCACGGTGCGGCCCTCAAGGTCATCAGACTGGATCTCGCTTTCCCGGCCGGAATTATCGCTGCCCAGCACGGACATTACATCGGGAGGACTGTCGCCCCGGTGGATAGGCATTTTCAGACTGTCTTCCAGTATTGACAGAGTTTGGTCATCGATAAATTCGCGGATGTCGACACTGATTCCGTCTTCGAAATCATCGTCTGAGTCATCACTGTCAAAAATTCCGCAGGATGCGGTGAAAAATGACAGCAAAAGGAAGGACGAAATCAGAATGTGTGTATCGGGCAATTTGAAATGTGGCATAGGGCATGAGTGATGATTTATTGATTTTTAAAATGAAGGGCAGCATAATGCAGCAGCTGATCCGGGAAAACAGGCGGACCGGGGGATGAGTTTGCTTTCTCTGGTCTCTCGTGTGCAGTCAGACAATCCCGTTATCGTATTCTGACCTGCTGGCGAAAAGCATTTGCGGTAATCGCTTTTCCTCCGGCACCACTTTCAGTGCCGCCCTGTTTTGTCACATGTTGTGTTTTATAGGGACTTTATTGATGCGGTGTTATTTATCAATTACTTATGCTCAAGATAAAAAAAATAAGACTGGGAGCAACCGGCAGGTAAATAACTTATTTTCAGTATTCATCATGCCCCGGCAACAGCGTCCTGCAGCATTTTGAGCAGAAAATTGAAACTTTTGAACGTGAAGGCATTCCCTTGCACATACTTTATGCAGTGATCCGGCGTTTTTGTGGATATGCTTGCGGAAACGTGCTGTTCTTGTAGCCAAATGGGCGGAAGCATTATATAAAACCTTGAATAGCAATAGAAAATAGAATAGTTATTACCGATTACCAGCATATCAAAACCATGAGCTTTGAAGATCAGCTGATGCCGGATCAACCGGATTCATTTGCAAGCAAGACATTCCTGGAAATGTTACTTGAGGGAAACAGGAGTGGCTGTCTGGCTTTTGCCCGGAACTACATGTCGCAGCGCGGATCCATTAAAGATCTTTACGAGAATATTTTGAAATCATCGCTGTATGAGGTAGGTGAACTTTGGGAAAAAAACAAGATTACCGTTGCAACCGAGCATATGGCATCAGCCATAGTTGAACATGTGCTTAACGAGTTTTATTACGATATTGCCGTTGGCGAAAAGCATAATCAAAAGGTGGTGGTGGCATGCGTGGAAAATGAATATCATCAGATCGGCATCAAAATGATCAGCGACATATTCGAAATGCATGGATGGGAGTCGTTTTTTCTTGGTGCCAATGTTCCGGCCAGTGATCTGATTGCGTTCATCAAAAAGCACAAACCGGATGTTCTGGCTATATCACTGAGTATTTATTTTCATCTGCCGGTACTTGAAAACATGATTGCGATGATACGGGAAGAGTTTCCGGATCTTTTGATTATGGTGGGGGGACAGGCCTTCCGCCATGGCGGAAAAGAGTCGATATCACAATTTGAACACGTGGTCTATCAGCCGGATATCAAAAGCACAGAAAAATTCATTAAAAGTATTACAATATGATCCATACCATATTGTCGGAGTGGCCGAAGGAGGTTGGTGATGCGATCGTAAATACCCGCTCACTTTGTGTGGCGCTGTTTGCAACAGACAAAACGCTGCTCTATGCCAATCAGGCCATGTCAGCACTGTTAAGGGAAAATCCTTCCGAAACGTTGATCAATCCGACTTTTGATCAGCTTATTTCTGCGGATCAGAAAGAAAACCTGATTTTCGAGGGCTATGTAACCCTTGGTGATTATGATTATGTCAATGCATCCATCAGTGCCCGCGTATACCGGAAAGGAAACCAAATTTTGATTATGGGAGGTGCAGATGCCGGACAACTGTTTGAGCAGAACGAAAAACTGCACCAGATGAACAGGGATGTCGCCAACCTGCAGCGACAGCTGATGAAGGAGAAAGCGCAGCTGGAAAAGACCGTATCACAGCTCAACAAAAAGAACGAAGAGCTGAAGACGCTGAATGCAACCAAGGACAAGTTTTTCTCGATCATTGCACACGATCTCAGGAGTCCGTTTAACGCTATTATCGGGTTCAGTGACCTGCTTGTCAGTCAGGTGAAAGAGCAGGACTATGAGGGCATAGGCGAACACGCCGAAATTGTCCAGAAACTCTCCATGCGGACCATGAACCTGCTTTCCAACCTGATTGCATGGTCCCGCTCGCAAACCGGCCGGCTGGAATATAAACCTGTAACTTTCAACCTCAGCACGTTCCTGAATGAGATTATTCTCATGTTTGCTGATATCGCCAGACAAAAATCCATCCATATAAGGGATCATATCCCGGATAATGTTCAGATTCATGCTGACCAGGATATGCTGGGAACCGTACTCAGAAACCTGATTTCAAACGCCATCAAGTATACCCGTGAAAATGGTGTAATTACTGTCAGTGTCGATAATCTCCCGGAGGCGCTTCGCGTTTCTGTAAGCGATAACGGAGTCGGGATTCCGGAAGACAAGGTGGGCAAGCTGTTCGATCTGACCCGGAGTTTTTCTACCGTCGGGACGCACAAAGAAAAAGGAACCGGCCTGGGCCTGATTCTGTGCAGGAATTTTGTGGCCAGGCACGGAGGGGAAATCCGGGTTGAAAGCGAAGAGGGAGAAGGATCAACATTTTATTTTACCATTCCGAATACCGCATCCAAAGTGACAGAGCAAGAGGAATCTGCTGCAACGGCTGTACAGTGAAAACCGGCCTTGTGCATAAAGGACCTCACAAGACAGTTCCTACTTCATATTTATGAACTGCAGGGGAACCGAAAACTTTTTGGCTTTCAGCAGCCCGATAACCTCCTGAAGATCATCAATTTTCTTTCCGGTTACACGCACCTGGTCATCCATGATGGCAGGCTGCACCTTCAGTTTTGTGTTTTTGATCTCCTTGACGATTTTTTTTGCCGTTTCACGGTCAATCCCCTCGCGGATCACAGCACTCTGTTTTACCGCTCCGGAGCTTGTTCCTTCTTCCTCGC of the Natronogracilivirga saccharolytica genome contains:
- a CDS encoding T9SS type A sorting domain-containing protein, whose amino-acid sequence is MNDFVRLQNIAARVTSAVCLLILMAVAPSAPAQDAAGPEQWQQEVWEELSDELTSGWQFHDFFLTVEPSENLETLHMSRIESDSDDNIWALGGARTMAGDYEGLLFRYQDDEWEVVDRFEIATEDSSVIKALPLLVVSQFNVYYSDGYNLRRYSHGDILEYTPESSGMPEPAYEDEQMVDIIRDEDNVNWILYSYPRLASFGDPEGDYEVYDYENSAMPEPDEDPGIGTELPARHLAVTEDSLWITTHRDGDGLIRKYNDDWQVYTAENSDLTSDLVVSLLDGPDGSLWISTMPGEAGEGSLSQLDSGQWDVHTTADGLPSEENRIHAIEDNGFVWAAFGSGGFGSDEDDPGFGFLAEYTGEQWNTVAQTDQYFQYLSWMTIDDLQNKWLAGTFNVIDGGAGSLNQVYLEFTDTPDPESHYEAGDEVTLSWDAGPRVRSTTLSYRIDNEPRQVIEAGMDTSQTSRTFELPAPDQHTGDITFRISYDDNDDISDESEPIPVINPDEPFYHLRTENPDGSFTLYDPMRDGWNFSNTEANMWPESKWDDIEYEGPLSRRPFNGDPWMFPSFDSLIRAFGEDDTITGHTPIFNNIIPTLRASIAWPVLTNMGFNGVCHGFAVKSLLAFSDGFSALDSVIEEDSLYKQEPTHEIRKNINTAWVQQWSRDHFIENFLNTLNRNLLWDLLDLIEDGQNVTLDDFLDVDLYLASPSQTLGDIRDMLDTPADQEYQRALLMFPEGDVMGAHSVLVYKAEQSESDPDIWRLYIHDSNHPDNTNTYVEVDLDEDYYSYTEPGGNVRFEGNHGLFLSDRVIGYASESTLLKQKTVADQDNPVDQIDDLDDVGFMYTFFGNENDIRITDEMNNEASLQNDRTTSDIPGSFPIVPLVGGEQNPMGYFLVDVEYDVELSYPNGGEGLFQTFSGDTVYTYRNHDGQQDTDDRLRYGNSISVYGNDHEFDMEVMEDNDTRQRMYALRDVSISAEDSIDFQLENDGRLAVSNYGESTELDLELRTDYSDTDYFRHEGVTFEEGSAYRVEIDDWDELQDQEVTLHVDSDMDGNFDESQTLENVATSGEQGYEPDTPDEFGLKQNYPNPFNNQTTIRYELPEASHVELVIYDALGRHVHTLVDEQLDAGMHEAQFDAEGLSSGVYVYVMRAGDYVASKKLLLMK
- a CDS encoding cobalamin B12-binding domain-containing protein — its product is MSFEDQLMPDQPDSFASKTFLEMLLEGNRSGCLAFARNYMSQRGSIKDLYENILKSSLYEVGELWEKNKITVATEHMASAIVEHVLNEFYYDIAVGEKHNQKVVVACVENEYHQIGIKMISDIFEMHGWESFFLGANVPASDLIAFIKKHKPDVLAISLSIYFHLPVLENMIAMIREEFPDLLIMVGGQAFRHGGKESISQFEHVVYQPDIKSTEKFIKSITI
- a CDS encoding sensor histidine kinase — translated: MIHTILSEWPKEVGDAIVNTRSLCVALFATDKTLLYANQAMSALLRENPSETLINPTFDQLISADQKENLIFEGYVTLGDYDYVNASISARVYRKGNQILIMGGADAGQLFEQNEKLHQMNRDVANLQRQLMKEKAQLEKTVSQLNKKNEELKTLNATKDKFFSIIAHDLRSPFNAIIGFSDLLVSQVKEQDYEGIGEHAEIVQKLSMRTMNLLSNLIAWSRSQTGRLEYKPVTFNLSTFLNEIILMFADIARQKSIHIRDHIPDNVQIHADQDMLGTVLRNLISNAIKYTRENGVITVSVDNLPEALRVSVSDNGVGIPEDKVGKLFDLTRSFSTVGTHKEKGTGLGLILCRNFVARHGGEIRVESEEGEGSTFYFTIPNTASKVTEQEESAATAVQ
- a CDS encoding YajQ family cyclic di-GMP-binding protein, whose translation is MPSFDIVNQLNHQEVDNAVNNTLKEISTRYDFKGLHTEVSFSKKTSRIDLLAAESMKLKAVKEMLTRNFIKRGLDPKVLEFGEEEGTSSGAVKQSAVIREGIDRETAKKIVKEIKNTKLKVQPAIMDDQVRVTGKKIDDLQEVIGLLKAKKFSVPLQFINMK